The Sorangiineae bacterium MSr11954 DNA segment GCAGCCCTCGCCCAAGCGGCGTGCCGGCAAGGCTTTCGGGCGCTCTGCATTCGCACGTCGCGCCTGCTGGAGCAGCTCGCCGTCGCGCGTGCCGCGGGCACCTACGCCCAGGCGCTCGCGCGCATCGCGAAGATGTCGGTCCTCGTGCTCGACGATTTTCTGTTGTCGCCGATGACGGAGATCGAGCGGCGCGATCTGCTCGAAGTGCTGGAGGATCGGTACGACCAATCGTCGACGGTGATCACGTCGCAACTTCCGACGAAAACTTGGCATCAAGCCATCGGCGAAGCGACAATGGCGGACGCCATCTGCGACCGCCTCGTGCACAACGCCCACGTGGTGACCCTTCGGGGCGGCTCGATGCGGAAGAAGAAGGCGATTGCCCCCGAGGTGACCGAAACGAAAACCTGACCACGCTCGTCGCTACGCTCCGGGCCCCGCGTCATGTCGGATTGAGCCCCCGCGTCGGCTTGGAACAGCTCCCCGGGTCCTTCGGAATATGCACCACGAGCACCTTCTTCTTTTGCGAGCGCTCCCGTGTCAGAGTGGGTCGCGTGAGCGTGGGCATCGTCATCCGCGTCAAGGA contains these protein-coding regions:
- the istB gene encoding IS21-like element helper ATPase IstB; protein product: MHASPPTEPLSTDEVIGMMIDREWVARENKRLERLLKDARIPNGVSLEELSCEAGRGVDRSFARTLGACHWVRAKQNVIVVGATGGGKSFLGAALAQAACRQGFRALCIRTSRLLEQLAVARAAGTYAQALARIAKMSVLVLDDFLLSPMTEIERRDLLEVLEDRYDQSSTVITSQLPTKTWHQAIGEATMADAICDRLVHNAHVVTLRGGSMRKKKAIAPEVTETKT